The window GAATGTTTAATTGCTATACATTTACAGTGATCAAGAGCAAAAGAAAAGCTGTGATGAATGTCACACCTTCATAAACACGCTTTATCGCTCCACCTGTCTCATTGTCTCTTGACATACTCAATTTAGGCTCACACTATCATCATTgctatttaaatagtatatataaCCTGCAATTAAAATTCTCAGCCCCACTTACATACACATGCACTTCTCCACATTCATTCACTGTCTACTACATGAGACAACTGGAAATTTCACAGATTGGGATGAGAAGTGGGTTAATTCAGTCAGTCTCCCATAGTTATTACTATGTGAAACAATTCAGTGTGCAGGGATTGATGGAATCATCCACACAGCTGACTCAGAAAGCCACATTAGCCCTTTCGTGCTAAagaatgcacacatacacacacacacacacacacacttacaccagTACCATATTTACCCACAGTTCTCATCCTTTGTCTTATAGTTTGTATATCTCTGCCtgtgtaaactgtaatttatttaccAGTATAGTCTTACACCCTCGAGATGTTTAATGCACATTCGCTCTGCGGGCTGAGACCATCTTACAATAATAATTTTCTGTTTAACCACAAATTTTTACTATATAAGAtatgtataaacatttatatatggaTATGTCCAAGAATAACTTTAGTTTAGTTGTCATCACTAACAAAAGTAATTTTGAAATGACTTGTCTGATACATTGCAATGTTACATGAGGGCCATAGCAGTTCACTGGTTGTCTGCAAACTAATTGGGCAATATGAAACTAGAGTCAGTGCATGCTTGTGGAATTAACACTCATGACCGTGGAATCGGCTTTGCTTTTGAAGTCACACTGCATTTAGATATACAAAGTTATTTCTAGTGCCATGCAGTGGTATAGATTCAGAGTGACATAAAAGAAAGGGAAAGCACTGTATCCATTCTGTCTTTGTCCTCTGGCTTCTTTCAACAAGAatacttttctttctctcttgggTGAATGCTAACATCTTCAGGAGCACAATTTAGTTGCTACTGCCATCTATAGGACAACAAAAGTACGTTGTCTGAGAAGTTATTAAAAACTTAGCAATGAATTCTTAATATGcataacctttaaatattatgcaATATTGTTAGGCCTATAAATATATTACcaattttgccatttatttttaaGCCAATGTTTTTCATTTGAGGTCTATTTAAAATACTGTCCAAATGTCATTATATCAATAGTTTTGTACAAAgggtaatataatttaaacaattattctTGCTTCTTTAAAATAATCCTGAATTTGGGAAcactttttgaacattttaaacgtatttcaggatttttctttcttttaactttatttattattgttttattcgAAAGATTTAGCAAACACAACACAGTTTTGTTGTTTATaagtttgtgttttatatttattgtggtaaatgtggttttaaaataataatgttagaaGAGCTGCGTTCTCAGTGGACTATTATTTTGAAATGGTAAACGTCAGGTGATTATAGTGGCTCGCAGtagtgacacacacatacacagtatgTGTTATTCACTAATTATCATTGTGCTACCGACATACagttgattcatttatttatcgcTCGTGCAGGAATGTCGGAACAGATCACGAGAGAAGATGCGTTGACACGGGAGGGCTACAGACATGCGTGTCACATCATGCTGCACGGAGACTCTAGTGCCAAACTCTTCGGGAAAATCCCAATCAAACACATAGTACTGGTAAGGAAGAGTGCACTTACTGTGACCTGCGCATCTTTTTACCTTTATTTGAAGAGTGCGACTACGACAGGTGCACTCTATTAAAGCaggaagttaaaaataaaatgcaaatgaaccCCCCGAACCTGAATTCAGATTACTGTCATTCAGATGCAGATGCGTTTTGATGGCTTGCTGGGTTTCCCAGGGGGGTGAGTTCATCTTTCACTTTCAGCACGAAAAAAAGTAAATAACCTTGAAAAGAAGTTGTTCATAGATAAACAGCCATTATTAATGgagactgtattttattttataatctgtAGATTGGTGAACCCTTCTAAGGAGACGCTGGAGGCGGGGCTTAGCAGAGAACTACACGAAGAGGTGGGCGTGGCTGTGCCTGTGGGCGTGGACAATCACGTGTCCACTTCCCTTTCTCCATCCTGCCCTCAGCTCATCACTCACTTCTACATCAAAAAGATGACAGAGGCAGAGctgaaagagatagagagagcagCTGTAGCTGCAGCCACAGACCATGGTTTAGAGGTTAAagctcttcttttttattttcatgtgtgCATAAATATACTTACTTTTCTAATGTAACTTTCTTTTCTGTTTCCAGGTATTAGGTATGGTCAGAGTGCCGCTCTACTTCCTGAAGAATGGAGGTGGTCTCCCCTATTTCCTGTCCCACTCGTTCATCAGTAACTCTCGGGCCCAGCTGCTCTCTGCCCTGCAGCGCTGCGGGCTGCTGTCCCAGGGGGAGCTGGAGAAGGCTGTGAGACAGGCTGAGCAGATGAGACGCACACACAGTGGTGATCCACACTGACATCAGTTTACACAGCGGTGCCTTTTCACCCCTGGGCTACCGCTACATCAGTAGCCCAACCCCCCGTTGCCAGCAGAAACTCCCTCTTGTCCTCACCCTTCTCTACCCTCAGTTTCTGATTCAGCAATGTACAGCATGTACTCTCTGTAGATATCCTGTGTCTCAGAGGATCAGACCTGTTTAACATGGGCCTTAACTGTTTATCATAAATTTACTAACAATTCCTGACCCTAAATTcacctaatgttttttttgtatcatttatttCCTGTTTCTTACGGTACTAGTGCATCATTAGAGCAAATAAACACAACTAGGGGATGTTGTAATAATTATTCCTCATTAcaatttaatttgtcattaatatgaacacacaatttacatgtgcaaattaataaaattaataaaatattatttatgtacagtTGCATAAGATAATTGTACATCATTTGTTTATGAAAGTTAGATATTTACAATGGAAATTGTGATTGCTGGTTTTATTCACATCACACTTGCAGTACTTAGAATGGCCACAGGGTTTCGCTACCAGGCTGCCCTTTTTATAAGCAAGTCTTTCTCTTGGTTTGTGGTTTAAAGCTACAGTGTGTTATTTCTGAGCCACTTGTTTCACTGTACACAATTCTAAAAATCTATTTTTCCCCCTTAACAGTCCCTTATCTGCCATTGGTTAGCAAACAGACAGTCCCACCCCAACTCACGCCATTAGTTGCCAAATTGTTGCAGAGAGctacagtgtttacactttttggTGAACTTTATGAGTGGCTTACTTATTGTCTTACATCACCTATAAATAAGTGTTACACGATGTTACTATTTAGAAACATTTCATAACACCCATGAATAATGAAATGAGAGTGCAGTTCACTTTAACTCTCATTTCAGCTTCCCCTTTCTTGAAAGGAAACGGTTCCAGAGAATTCATGACTTTCAGAAACTCCATTACTCAAGAGCTCTTTCTATGACATGTCTAGCTCATATGATGGATTTTACTCATTTTCAGTAAATCATCGTTCAAATAATTACATTGTAGCAGTTTCTTGTAGAACAAAACATTGCAACCTGTTGTGTTTTAAGTAGTACTTCGCTGGCAAGATGGAGTTTTAATAAAGTGAACTATCTATGCAGttgaaatgcatttctttttttaaagtactgTAAAATCTGTAGTTTCACAGAAGCCCTGGAGCTGTCAAAAGTTCACCAGATTATGTCTTTTGCTGTTGTAATGTAAGTATGTACTATGCTCTATATTCTGGAAAGCAGTCTTTagatacacaatatatatatatatatatatatatatatatatatatatatatatatatatatatatatgtatatatatatatatatatatatatatatatatatatatatatatatatatatatatatatataaggggtcTAAAATGTGTGAGACAAATCTACTAGTGATAATATTTAtagtttgcagttttatattgaattttctaactttttgtataaaaactatattaatacgtattatattgtatttgaaCTGAAAAATAATCCTAGTATTGGTTTGTTCCTCGTTTGCTTTAATGGCAGCAGCACTCAAATTTCATGATCTCTTCAGGTATGTGTGAAACCTGATCATCATGTTCTCTAGATTTGAAAATGATCCAGAGAACATTTTGAGCGTCAGTGGAAGCAAAAATCAACTGTACAAAGAGTCACATGCTGCAATGTCAACAATTttgcttaaatattaaaatatttcctatttgtttaaatttttcaaGTGAACTTCCTCTTGTTTTCCCGgttaaaaaaactgatttgaaTCTCAGCTTTTACAGTGTGGTTTCAGACTTTGAACCCCGTGATCAATGCACACATGCCTAAGTCTATTTATGTCACTGCTACATTCTGCAGTCCATCAGCATTTCTGAACAGCAGCTTTGTTGATGTGTTTATCAGACTGCAGCAGGTAAATCAGATTTGTAATCACCACTCAACATTCATTTGAATAGCAGCATGTGCAGTTTGGAGTGTATGAGTCTATGAGTATGCGTATGAAGCCAGAGACATGAAGTAGGTCAAAGCTGTGAGGACTGACTGACCAAGTGGAAACTGAACTGTCCCTAGGGAGGACAGGCCGGGGTAATAAGGGTGATACGGGAAGAGGGGCGAGTGGTAGAACCAATGGTATCAGAGGCATCGGCGACAAATTGCCTATATGTTTGCTACCTGCCGGGCCCTATAAATCGCTTCTCGTATTGCACAGATCTGACAACTTGCTATAATGTTCATGTCACATTGATGTCCATGTCACATTATGGCTTCCCCCAGACACCCTCACAGTGGAGTCGCCTTTCCAAGCACTCAAGGGTGGGGTGACGGTTCCCGTAGACAATTCCATTTGCCACAAGGGAACTGGAACATGTGCAACAATCCTTGCCACAGCTATTAGATCCACGATTTTGGAAAGTCCTTACTGatcatatacacatatatattgttATGCCCATTGGACGCATATACGGTTTCATTATATGTGCACTCAGTTTAACAGTGCTGCCAGTGCACTGAATTTCTCTTTAGGGATCAATAATCATCAATCTTTTTTATATCTGGTGAGATTAGGCAGCACTGCAGCTGTAGATGTTTCtcagctgtgtgtgtttctgtctggttttatgtgtaaaaaaaaaaatatatatatagtgtgtgtgtgtgtttgtttgcttcaAATTATAGGATTTAGAGGGCTTAATTTCTCTTTATTTGTCGCATCCTAAAGATTTTatagtgagagaaagagagcgagcacAGGCTGAACAAGAGAGGAAGGAAACAAGCACAGGAAAGAAGGGGGAGGTGAAGAGGTTCAACTTCTCTTTGCACCTTACAAAACTCAGGACAGGAATTTTACTTTACAGGAGGCCAgaaatattgaattatttattagatATTAAACCACAAAATGTAAACGACTACACTgctacttttacatttcattacattacTCATTTtctatgttaaagggatagttcacccacaatgTAGCCTATCACCCATTTAGCCTACCCTCATGTCATACAAAACCATGAATTTTCTTCTTTCTTCACGCAACCCACACTCAAACACTTCTCAGTGTACTT is drawn from Carassius auratus strain Wakin unplaced genomic scaffold, ASM336829v1 scaf_tig00005869, whole genome shotgun sequence and contains these coding sequences:
- the LOC113071070 gene encoding U8 snoRNA-decapping enzyme-like translates to MSEQITREDALTREGYRHACHIMLHGDSSAKLFGKIPIKHIVLMQMRFDGLLGFPGGLVNPSKETLEAGLSRELHEEVGVAVPVGVDNHVSTSLSPSCPQLITHFYIKKMTEAELKEIERAAVAAATDHGLEVLGMVRVPLYFLKNGGGLPYFLSHSFISNSRAQLLSALQRCGLLSQGELEKAVRQAEQMRRTHSGDPH